One Mycolicibacterium pulveris genomic region harbors:
- the rpsO gene encoding 30S ribosomal protein S15: MALTAEQKKEILSQYGLHETDTGSPEAQVALLTKRITDLTEHLKVHKHDHHSRRGLLLLVGRRRRLLKYVAQVDVERYRSLIERLGLRR, from the coding sequence GTGGCGCTCACCGCCGAACAGAAAAAAGAGATTCTCAGCCAGTACGGCCTGCATGAGACCGACACCGGCTCCCCGGAAGCCCAGGTCGCGCTGCTGACCAAGCGGATCACCGACCTGACCGAGCACCTGAAGGTGCACAAGCACGACCACCACTCCCGGCGCGGGCTGCTGCTGCTGGTCGGCCGTCGGCGCCGGCTGCTGAAGTACGTCGCCCAGGTCGACGTGGAGCGGTATCGCTCGCTGATCGAGCGGCTGGGCCTGCGTCGCTGA